The following proteins are encoded in a genomic region of Pirellulales bacterium:
- a CDS encoding MBL fold metallo-hydrolase — MPAHHPQILTIVSRPFQENSYVAWLEGRADCLLIDPGLEPARIIAEIEQHGLTPAAILITHGHSDHIAGNSAMVARWPNCPIVIGAAEVEKLIDPNQNLSAQFGVPLVSPLADRTVNEGDTVEYAGFILEVREIPGHSSGHVVYIWQTGRPAIVFGGDVLFAGSIGRTDFPDGSFEQLAEGIRTKLFTLPEDTIVLSGHGPATTIGREKATNPFVGDGNR, encoded by the coding sequence ATGCCTGCACATCACCCGCAAATTCTCACGATCGTTTCCCGCCCGTTTCAAGAAAACAGCTATGTGGCGTGGCTCGAAGGCCGTGCGGACTGCTTGCTGATCGACCCGGGCCTGGAACCTGCGCGAATCATCGCCGAAATCGAGCAGCACGGACTGACTCCGGCAGCGATCTTGATTACGCATGGCCACAGCGACCATATCGCCGGCAACAGCGCGATGGTAGCACGGTGGCCCAATTGCCCAATCGTGATCGGCGCGGCTGAAGTTGAGAAGCTGATTGACCCCAATCAAAACCTCTCCGCCCAATTTGGTGTACCGCTGGTTAGTCCACTGGCCGATCGCACGGTGAACGAAGGAGACACCGTCGAATATGCCGGCTTTATTCTTGAAGTGCGCGAGATCCCCGGCCACTCGTCGGGCCATGTCGTATACATCTGGCAAACCGGCCGCCCCGCGATTGTTTTCGGTGGCGATGTTCTATTCGCCGGCAGCATCGGCCGCACCGATTTTCCCGATGGCAGCTTTGAGCAACTAGCCGAGGGCATCCGCACGAAGCTGTTTACGCTGCCCGAAGATACGATCGTTCTCTCCGGCCATGGTCCAGCGACGACGATTGGACGAGAGAAAGCAACCAATCCATTTGTCGGAGATGGCAATCGCTAA
- a CDS encoding BBP7 family outer membrane beta-barrel protein: protein MVYRLSSIVGSLMAIGLMQAVLVVPSAAQQEGSRANIYNGAPSYGPAPYVMMKPSRNLSDVFNGALSNSDVRPASHQEPTLAPRGGQIGPSGQSAKTGEAIPPGIVAENGAVFGPEGEYFDDSMAGEYCDECDGYCPPGYSGNYYVRGEYLLWWLSGDKYSPLVTTSPSNTPQAQAGVLGESGTRTLFGDDSLNGGSRNGVRTVLGMYLTECDRLEADWFTLGSNGAAYHNSSQGDPILARPFFNLSTGAQDANLVAYPGVFSGRIDIRANTQFMGAGIHLARNLSYCGGCGGYSKLDFIYGFRYLGLYENFDADTTTTVTGQSTAPIGTVFNVHDAFATSNNFFGGNVGILGEANRGRWFFTGAARLGIGGTREHVSVGGSTTVAQPGEDVNTFTGGLLAMPTNIGRYSNNGFSLVPHLELRVAYLIAPRIRWTVGYDLMYWSRVVRPGDQSDLFVNPTQASGQQLRGTPGPLFPFKETDLWISGVSTGFEFNF from the coding sequence ATGGTCTACCGGCTTTCAAGCATCGTTGGAAGTCTGATGGCGATTGGCCTCATGCAGGCTGTGCTAGTCGTTCCGTCGGCGGCGCAACAAGAAGGCTCGCGGGCAAACATATACAATGGTGCCCCGTCCTACGGCCCGGCTCCATATGTAATGATGAAGCCGTCGCGAAATCTGAGCGACGTATTTAATGGCGCGCTGAGCAACAGCGACGTGCGACCGGCTTCGCATCAAGAGCCGACGCTGGCACCGCGAGGAGGTCAGATCGGGCCGAGCGGACAATCCGCGAAGACCGGCGAAGCGATTCCACCGGGCATCGTTGCGGAAAATGGTGCTGTCTTTGGTCCCGAAGGGGAATACTTCGACGACAGCATGGCCGGCGAATACTGCGACGAATGTGACGGGTATTGTCCTCCTGGATACAGTGGCAACTACTACGTGCGCGGCGAATATCTGCTGTGGTGGCTCAGTGGCGACAAATATTCGCCGCTTGTTACCACGAGTCCCAGCAACACGCCGCAAGCCCAGGCTGGCGTACTGGGAGAGTCTGGAACCCGAACGTTATTTGGCGACGATTCGCTCAACGGCGGCAGCCGAAATGGCGTGCGCACCGTGCTTGGGATGTATTTGACCGAGTGCGACCGGCTCGAAGCGGATTGGTTTACGCTCGGAAGCAACGGAGCCGCCTATCACAACAGCTCACAGGGAGATCCGATTTTGGCGCGGCCGTTTTTCAACCTTTCGACCGGGGCGCAAGATGCCAACTTGGTTGCCTATCCTGGAGTCTTCAGCGGGCGAATTGACATTCGCGCTAATACCCAATTCATGGGCGCTGGAATCCATTTGGCGCGCAACCTGTCGTACTGCGGCGGTTGCGGCGGTTATAGCAAGCTCGATTTCATCTACGGCTTTCGCTACTTGGGGTTGTACGAAAACTTCGATGCGGATACCACGACGACCGTGACTGGGCAATCGACGGCGCCGATCGGAACGGTGTTCAATGTCCACGACGCCTTTGCGACCTCAAACAATTTCTTTGGCGGCAACGTCGGCATCTTAGGTGAAGCGAATCGCGGGCGCTGGTTCTTCACCGGGGCCGCACGACTCGGCATCGGCGGTACTCGCGAGCATGTGAGCGTCGGAGGTTCGACCACCGTTGCTCAACCGGGCGAAGACGTCAACACTTTCACGGGTGGCCTGTTGGCAATGCCCACGAATATCGGCAGGTATTCGAATAACGGATTCAGCCTCGTGCCGCACTTGGAATTGCGTGTAGCCTATCTCATTGCGCCGCGAATTCGCTGGACCGTAGGCTACGACCTGATGTATTGGAGCCGCGTGGTCCGGCCGGGCGATCAAAGCGACCTGTTTGTGAATCCGACGCAGGCTTCCGGTCAGCAACTTCGCGGCACACCAGGACCGTTGTTTCCGTTCAAAGAGACCGATTTGTGGATTTCCGGCGTCAGTACGGGGTTTGAGTTTAATTTCTAA
- a CDS encoding threonine synthase: MSAQANLTTQHRTFVTHLECGLQGDRYAADQVHGLSKADKPLLVRYDLQAIATGVTKEEIAARPPDLWRYREFLPVRRAENMVSLGEGMTPLIQLHKLQTGSGPLLVKDEARLPTGSFKARGLCIAVSMAKELGIKKIAMPTNGNAGAAAAAYSTRAGIEVFIFCPDDTPEINVREIVSQGAKLWRVNGLINDCGKLVAQHKDAMGWFDFSTLKEPYRIEGKKTMGLELAEQLGWQMPDVIFYPTGGGTGLIGMWKAFQELQAIGWIHGKLPRMVVVQAAGCAPIFKAWQEGAPFAETWPNPHTVASGIRVPAAIGDFLMLQAIRESGGFAMAVADVDTIAARKEVAEREGLLLCPETAATYAAYTQAIQNGQVRPHESAVLFNCASGLKYDLPPVARRLDRHARLDAATFQ, encoded by the coding sequence ATGTCGGCACAAGCAAATCTCACCACCCAGCACCGCACATTTGTTACGCACTTAGAATGCGGCCTTCAAGGAGACCGATACGCAGCAGACCAAGTTCACGGTCTTTCCAAGGCCGACAAGCCACTGCTCGTGCGGTACGATCTGCAAGCCATTGCCACTGGAGTAACGAAGGAGGAAATTGCCGCGCGTCCGCCGGATTTGTGGCGATATCGAGAATTTCTCCCGGTGCGGCGAGCGGAAAACATGGTAAGCCTTGGCGAAGGAATGACGCCGCTCATTCAACTCCACAAGTTGCAAACCGGCAGCGGACCATTGTTGGTCAAAGACGAGGCACGCTTGCCAACCGGCTCATTCAAGGCGCGCGGCCTTTGCATCGCCGTCTCGATGGCCAAAGAACTCGGTATCAAGAAAATTGCTATGCCGACCAATGGCAACGCCGGTGCGGCGGCGGCGGCCTACTCGACGCGCGCAGGCATCGAAGTATTCATTTTCTGCCCCGACGACACACCCGAAATCAATGTCCGTGAAATTGTCTCACAAGGCGCGAAACTCTGGCGAGTGAACGGCCTGATCAACGATTGTGGCAAGCTCGTCGCTCAGCACAAAGACGCGATGGGCTGGTTTGACTTCTCCACGCTCAAAGAGCCTTACCGGATCGAGGGAAAGAAGACCATGGGCCTTGAGTTGGCCGAACAATTGGGCTGGCAGATGCCCGACGTTATTTTCTACCCTACCGGCGGCGGCACGGGGCTGATCGGCATGTGGAAAGCCTTTCAAGAACTGCAAGCCATCGGCTGGATCCATGGTAAGCTGCCGCGAATGGTCGTAGTGCAAGCGGCAGGCTGCGCGCCGATCTTCAAAGCCTGGCAAGAGGGCGCACCATTTGCCGAAACGTGGCCCAATCCGCACACGGTGGCTTCGGGGATTCGCGTTCCTGCGGCGATCGGCGATTTTCTCATGTTGCAAGCCATTCGCGAAAGTGGCGGCTTTGCGATGGCCGTCGCGGACGTGGACACAATCGCAGCTCGTAAAGAAGTCGCCGAACGAGAAGGGTTACTGCTATGCCCTGAAACAGCCGCGACCTACGCGGCTTACACGCAGGCCATCCAAAATGGCCAAGTTCGCCCTCACGAATCGGCCGTCCTTTTCAACTGCGCCAGCGGCCTGAAATACGATTTACCACCTGTCGCTCGCCGACTTGATCGCCACGCACGACTCGACGCAGCTACATTCCAATAG
- a CDS encoding FAD/NAD(P)-binding protein, translating to MKTIAILGGGFCGTITAVNLSRLSHDPRRIVLINHRFPLGRGVAYSTKRPEHLLNVVARNMSALADDLTNFVEWLRTRCEYSDVPDAQLREQFLPRRIYGDYLLALLHAHARPERNRSGSSIESLEGEAIRITPNGKTATIELADGREVHADKILLATGNLPPADPIVDGQPFRHSGYLKCWEYSEKQLIDRNKSIILLGTGLTMVDVYLTLTELQWQGRVTAVSRHGLLPNSHFQGIEYTGFPSQDPTALSLAALVSEIEEHCARLNRDGINPALLVDKLRPFTQLIWQHFSNDERRTFLQQYRARWNVNRHRIAQLIHQRVSEGLAQGKLQVERGEIRELQAAGAKIRVGLQDAGGEQRTIDGDLVMNCLGPQERLSAAASPLLQQLITDGIVALDDLDLGVRVTAEFATIDRDGRPSNVLYAIGPLLRGTLWETTAVPELRVQTFQVAHILGEIPLRLDRPDPTWPAQRGMELIEYCI from the coding sequence GTGAAGACCATCGCAATTCTCGGCGGCGGCTTTTGTGGCACAATCACCGCGGTGAATTTGTCTCGGCTGAGCCACGATCCACGACGAATCGTACTGATCAATCATCGGTTTCCCTTGGGCCGCGGCGTTGCTTATAGCACGAAGCGACCCGAGCATTTGCTCAACGTTGTGGCTCGCAACATGTCCGCCCTGGCGGACGACTTGACGAATTTTGTCGAGTGGCTTCGCACGCGCTGCGAATACTCTGATGTTCCCGATGCACAACTCCGCGAGCAATTCCTGCCGCGGAGGATCTATGGCGATTATTTACTAGCTTTGCTTCACGCCCATGCGCGCCCAGAGCGAAATCGTTCCGGTTCTTCGATCGAATCCTTGGAAGGAGAAGCGATTCGCATCACCCCGAACGGAAAAACAGCCACCATCGAACTCGCGGACGGTCGCGAGGTCCACGCCGACAAAATATTGTTGGCGACTGGAAATTTACCGCCGGCCGATCCAATCGTTGATGGTCAACCATTTCGCCATTCGGGCTATCTGAAGTGCTGGGAATATTCGGAAAAGCAATTGATTGATCGCAACAAAAGCATCATCTTGCTGGGCACCGGCCTGACGATGGTCGACGTCTATTTAACGCTAACTGAACTCCAGTGGCAGGGAAGGGTTACGGCTGTATCGCGCCATGGCTTACTTCCCAACTCACACTTTCAAGGGATCGAGTACACCGGTTTTCCGTCGCAAGATCCAACCGCGCTGAGTCTGGCTGCACTCGTCAGCGAGATCGAAGAACATTGTGCGCGGCTGAATCGCGACGGAATCAATCCAGCGCTGCTGGTCGACAAGCTGCGGCCATTTACACAGCTCATCTGGCAGCATTTCTCCAATGACGAGCGACGCACGTTCCTTCAGCAATATCGCGCACGCTGGAACGTCAATCGCCACCGTATCGCGCAGCTTATCCATCAGCGTGTGTCGGAGGGGCTCGCGCAAGGCAAGTTGCAGGTCGAACGGGGCGAGATTCGTGAATTGCAAGCAGCCGGTGCCAAAATTCGCGTGGGGCTGCAGGATGCTGGCGGCGAACAGCGAACGATCGACGGCGACTTGGTGATGAATTGCCTGGGCCCTCAAGAGCGACTGTCGGCCGCTGCTTCGCCGTTGTTGCAACAACTGATCACCGATGGGATCGTTGCGTTGGACGATCTCGATCTGGGCGTGCGCGTCACCGCGGAATTTGCCACGATCGACCGTGATGGCCGGCCCTCAAACGTGCTGTATGCCATCGGCCCCTTGCTGCGCGGCACTCTCTGGGAAACTACGGCGGTTCCAGAACTACGCGTTCAAACCTTTCAAGTGGCCCACATCCTCGGCGAAATCCCCCTTCGGCTAGACAGGCCAGACCCCACCTGGCCGGCGCAACGCGGCATGGAATTGATAGAATACTGCATTTAG